Proteins from a genomic interval of Pseudomonas silesiensis:
- the uvrD gene encoding DNA helicase II, translating into MRDDLSLLLNSLNDAQRQAVAASVGRQLVLAGAGSGKTRVLVHRIAWLIQVENASPHSILSVTFTNKAAAEMRHRIEQLMGINPAGMWVGTFHGLAHRLLRAHWQEAGLSQTFQILDSDDQQRLVKRVIRELGLDEQRWPARQAQWFINGQKDEGLRPQHIQASGDLFLATMRSIYEAYEAACLRAGVIDFSELLLRALDLWRDHPGLLAHYQKRFRHILVDEFQDTNAVQYAWLRLLAKGGDSLMVVGDDDQSIYGWRGAKIENIYQYSDDFPDAETIRLEQNYRSTAGILKAANALIANNAGRMGKELWTDGGEGEAINLYAAFNEHDEARYVVETIESALKTGLARSDIAILYRSNAQSRVLEEALLRERIPYRIYGGQRFFERAEIKNAMAYLRLLEGRGNDAALERVINVPARGIGEKTVEAIRDHARHSDVSMWEAMRLLVANKGLTGRAAGALGAFIELIENLAAKCMEMPLHLMTQTVIEQSGLIAYHEAEKGEKGQARVENLEELVSAARNFENAEEDEDLSPLAAFLGHASLEAGDTQADEHEDSIQLMTLHSAKGLEFPYVFLVGMEEGLFPHKMSLEEPGRLEEERRLAYVGITRAMQNLVMTYAETRRLYGSETYNKVSRFVREIPKGLIQEVRLSNSVSRPFGGGQQQSSSSLFGGSEIPDTGFSLGQTVRHSVFGDGVILNFEGAGAQARVQVNFNEGSKWLMLGYAKLEAI; encoded by the coding sequence ATGCGCGATGATCTCTCCCTTCTGCTGAACTCCCTCAACGATGCCCAACGCCAGGCCGTAGCTGCCTCCGTGGGTCGTCAGTTGGTCCTGGCCGGTGCTGGTTCCGGTAAAACCCGAGTGTTGGTGCACCGTATCGCCTGGTTGATCCAGGTCGAAAACGCCTCGCCCCACTCGATCCTGTCGGTGACCTTCACCAACAAGGCCGCTGCCGAGATGCGCCATCGCATCGAGCAGCTGATGGGTATCAACCCGGCCGGCATGTGGGTCGGCACTTTCCACGGCCTGGCGCACCGCTTGTTGCGGGCGCATTGGCAAGAAGCCGGGCTGAGCCAGACTTTCCAGATTCTCGACAGCGACGACCAGCAGCGACTGGTCAAGCGGGTGATCCGCGAACTGGGCCTGGACGAGCAACGTTGGCCGGCCCGTCAAGCCCAATGGTTCATCAACGGGCAGAAAGACGAAGGTCTGCGCCCGCAACACATCCAGGCCAGCGGCGACTTGTTCCTGGCCACCATGCGCAGCATCTACGAAGCCTACGAGGCCGCGTGCCTGCGCGCTGGCGTCATCGACTTCTCCGAACTGTTGCTGCGTGCCCTCGACCTGTGGCGCGATCATCCGGGCTTGCTTGCGCATTATCAAAAGCGCTTCCGCCACATTCTGGTGGACGAGTTCCAGGACACCAACGCCGTGCAGTACGCCTGGCTACGTCTGCTGGCCAAGGGCGGCGACAGCCTGATGGTGGTCGGCGATGACGATCAGTCCATCTACGGCTGGCGCGGTGCGAAAATCGAAAACATTTATCAGTATTCGGACGATTTTCCGGACGCCGAGACCATTCGGCTGGAGCAGAACTACCGCTCCACCGCCGGAATTCTCAAGGCTGCCAACGCCCTGATCGCCAACAATGCCGGACGCATGGGTAAAGAGCTGTGGACCGACGGCGGTGAAGGCGAAGCGATCAATCTATACGCAGCCTTCAATGAACACGATGAAGCACGCTACGTGGTGGAAACCATTGAAAGCGCGCTGAAAACCGGCCTGGCGCGCAGTGATATTGCGATTTTGTACCGTTCCAACGCCCAATCGCGCGTTTTGGAAGAAGCCTTATTGCGCGAGCGCATTCCCTATCGCATCTATGGCGGCCAGCGCTTTTTCGAGCGGGCTGAAATCAAGAACGCCATGGCCTACCTGCGTTTGCTGGAAGGTCGTGGCAACGATGCGGCGCTGGAACGGGTGATCAACGTTCCGGCCCGTGGTATCGGCGAAAAAACCGTCGAAGCGATACGCGACCATGCCCGTCACAGCGATGTATCGATGTGGGAAGCCATGCGACTGCTGGTCGCCAATAAAGGCCTGACCGGGCGCGCTGCAGGCGCCCTGGGGGCCTTTATCGAGCTGATCGAGAATCTGGCCGCCAAATGCATGGAAATGCCCCTGCACCTGATGACCCAGACGGTCATCGAGCAGTCGGGGCTGATTGCTTACCACGAAGCGGAAAAAGGCGAGAAAGGCCAGGCCCGGGTAGAAAACCTTGAGGAACTGGTCAGCGCGGCGCGCAACTTCGAAAACGCTGAAGAAGATGAAGACTTGTCGCCATTGGCAGCGTTCCTCGGTCATGCATCGCTGGAGGCGGGCGATACCCAGGCCGACGAGCACGAAGACAGCATTCAGTTGATGACCCTGCACAGTGCCAAAGGCCTGGAATTCCCTTATGTATTCCTGGTGGGCATGGAAGAAGGCCTCTTCCCGCACAAGATGAGCCTGGAAGAACCCGGCCGTCTCGAGGAAGAGCGCCGCCTGGCCTATGTCGGCATCACCCGGGCGATGCAGAACCTGGTGATGACTTATGCTGAAACCCGACGCCTGTACGGCAGCGAGACCTACAACAAGGTGTCGCGTTTCGTACGGGAAATACCGAAAGGCTTGATTCAGGAAGTGCGCCTGTCCAACAGCGTCAGCCGTCCGTTCGGCGGTGGTCAGCAGCAGAGCTCCAGCAGTCTGTTTGGTGGCAGCGAGATCCCGGACACCGGGTTCAGCCTGGGCCAGACCGTTCGGCATTCGGTGTTTGGCGACGGCGTGATCCTGAACTTCGAAGGTGCCGGGGCTCAGGCCCGGGTCCAGGTGAACTTCAACGAAGGCAGCAAGTGGCTGATGCTCGGCTACGCCAAGCTGGAAGCGATCTGA
- the pdxY gene encoding pyridoxal kinase PdxY, whose protein sequence is MKRTPHLLAIQSHVVFGHAGNSAAVFPMQRVGVNVWPLNTVQFSNHTQYGQWTGDVLAPHQIPELVEGIAAIGELGNCDAVLSGYLGSAAQGRAILTGVARIKSMNPKALYLCDPVMGHPEKGCSVPAEVSDFLLEEAAAVADFMCPNQLELDSFSGRRPQSLFDCLAMARALLARGPKAVLVKHLAYPGKPADVFEMLLVTGEGSWHLRRPMLAFPRQPVGVGDLTSGLFLARVLLGDSLVAAFEFAASAVHEVLLETQACASYELELVRAQDRIAHPRVRFEAMAISL, encoded by the coding sequence ATGAAACGTACGCCCCATCTGCTCGCCATCCAGTCCCACGTGGTGTTCGGCCACGCTGGCAACAGCGCCGCTGTGTTCCCGATGCAGCGGGTCGGGGTGAATGTCTGGCCGCTCAATACCGTGCAGTTCTCCAACCACACCCAATATGGCCAATGGACCGGCGACGTACTGGCCCCGCATCAGATTCCCGAGTTGGTGGAAGGGATCGCCGCGATTGGCGAATTGGGCAACTGCGATGCTGTATTGTCCGGTTACCTCGGCAGTGCGGCCCAAGGTCGGGCCATCCTGACAGGGGTGGCGCGAATCAAGTCGATGAATCCCAAGGCGCTGTATCTGTGTGATCCGGTGATGGGTCATCCGGAGAAGGGGTGCAGTGTACCGGCGGAAGTGAGCGATTTCCTGCTGGAAGAAGCGGCCGCCGTGGCGGATTTCATGTGCCCGAACCAGTTGGAACTGGACAGCTTTTCGGGGCGCAGGCCGCAGTCCCTGTTCGATTGCCTGGCCATGGCGCGAGCGCTGCTGGCGCGGGGTCCGAAGGCGGTGCTGGTCAAACACCTGGCCTATCCCGGCAAGCCGGCGGACGTTTTCGAGATGCTATTGGTGACGGGAGAGGGTAGCTGGCACCTGCGTCGTCCGATGCTGGCGTTTCCCCGTCAGCCGGTGGGTGTTGGCGACCTGACCTCCGGGCTGTTTCTGGCTCGCGTCCTGTTGGGCGACAGCCTGGTGGCGGCGTTCGAATTCGCTGCGTCTGCCGTGCATGAAGTGCTGCTGGAAACCCAGGCCTGCGCCAGCTACGAGCTGGAGCTGGTGCGGGCGCAAGACCGCATTGCTCATCCGCGGGTGCGGTTTGAGGCGATGGCGATCAGTCTCTGA
- the zigA gene encoding zinc metallochaperone GTPase ZigA — protein sequence MPNRLPVTVLSGFLGAGKSTLLNYVLRNRDNLRVAVIVNDMSEINIDGSEVQRHVSLNRAEEKLVEMSNGCICCTLREDLLEEVSKLAKEGRFDYLLIESTGISEPLPVAETFTFRDEDGQSLADIARLDTMVTVVDGMNFLLDYQAADSLASRGETLGDEDERSITDLLIEQIEFADVILISKIDLISSRERQELVAILERLNAQAEIIPMVMGEIPLEKILDTGRFDFEKAAQAPGWLQELRGEHVPETQEYGIASSAYRARRPFHPQRFFSFIDRPWVNGKLLRSKGFFWLASKHMDAGSWSQAGGLMRHGFAGRWWRFVPKTQWPQDAESTAGIMKNWTAAVGDCRQELVFIGQHIDFAQLNADLDDCLLNDDEMALGVEGWRLLADPFGPWHEEEAA from the coding sequence ATGCCCAACCGCCTTCCTGTAACCGTCCTGTCCGGCTTTCTCGGTGCCGGCAAAAGTACATTGCTCAACTACGTGCTACGTAACCGCGACAACCTGCGGGTCGCCGTGATCGTCAACGACATGAGTGAAATCAACATAGATGGCAGCGAAGTCCAGCGCCACGTCAGCCTCAATCGCGCTGAAGAGAAGCTCGTGGAAATGAGCAACGGCTGCATCTGCTGCACGCTGCGTGAGGACTTGCTGGAAGAAGTGAGCAAACTCGCGAAGGAGGGTCGGTTTGATTACTTGCTGATCGAATCGACCGGTATTTCCGAGCCATTGCCGGTGGCGGAGACCTTCACGTTTCGCGACGAAGACGGGCAGAGCCTGGCTGATATCGCCCGGCTCGACACCATGGTCACGGTGGTCGATGGGATGAATTTCCTGCTCGACTACCAGGCCGCCGACAGTCTCGCTTCCCGTGGCGAGACATTGGGCGATGAGGATGAACGCTCGATCACAGATCTGTTGATCGAGCAGATCGAGTTCGCCGACGTGATCCTGATCAGCAAGATCGACCTGATCAGCAGTCGTGAGCGTCAGGAGTTGGTCGCAATCCTCGAGCGGCTCAACGCCCAGGCGGAAATCATCCCGATGGTGATGGGGGAAATCCCTTTGGAGAAGATTCTCGATACGGGTCGCTTCGACTTTGAAAAGGCCGCCCAGGCGCCTGGTTGGCTCCAGGAATTGCGCGGCGAACACGTGCCTGAAACCCAGGAGTACGGCATCGCCTCCAGCGCCTATCGAGCTCGTAGGCCCTTTCATCCACAGCGTTTCTTCAGCTTTATCGACCGGCCATGGGTGAATGGCAAACTGCTGCGCTCCAAGGGCTTCTTCTGGCTGGCCAGCAAACACATGGATGCCGGCAGCTGGTCTCAGGCAGGCGGGTTGATGCGCCACGGCTTCGCCGGACGCTGGTGGCGTTTCGTGCCGAAAACCCAGTGGCCGCAAGACGCAGAAAGCACAGCCGGGATCATGAAAAACTGGACCGCCGCCGTTGGCGATTGCCGGCAGGAGCTGGTGTTTATCGGCCAGCACATCGACTTCGCGCAGCTCAACGCCGACCTTGATGACTGTTTGCTGAACGACGATGAAATGGCGTTGGGCGTCGAGGGCTGGAGGCTGCTGGCCGATCCGTTCGGTCCTTGGCATGAAGAGGAGGCTGCGTGA
- a CDS encoding acyl-CoA thioesterase encodes MEPGNAQLSMTVLMTPDMANFSGNVHGGTLLKYLDEVAYACASRYAGRYVVTLSVDQVIFREPIHVGELVTFLASVNYTGNTSMEVGIKVVTENIRERSVRHTNSCFFTMVAVDDLRKPAQVPPLQPQNSEDKRRFMQAQQRRQIRQELEKRYQEIKDDA; translated from the coding sequence ATGGAACCCGGAAACGCCCAGCTGTCGATGACGGTATTGATGACCCCCGACATGGCCAATTTTTCTGGCAATGTTCACGGCGGTACCTTGCTCAAGTACCTCGACGAAGTGGCCTACGCCTGCGCCAGCCGATATGCCGGCCGCTATGTGGTGACTTTGTCGGTGGACCAGGTGATTTTTCGCGAGCCGATTCATGTCGGCGAACTGGTGACCTTCCTCGCTTCGGTCAATTACACCGGCAACACCTCGATGGAGGTGGGCATCAAGGTGGTGACCGAGAACATCCGCGAGCGCTCCGTGCGCCACACCAATAGTTGTTTCTTCACCATGGTCGCAGTGGATGACCTGCGCAAACCGGCCCAGGTCCCGCCGCTGCAACCGCAGAACAGCGAAGACAAGCGTCGCTTCATGCAGGCCCAGCAGCGTCGGCAGATCCGGCAGGAACTGGAAAAGCGTTATCAGGAGATCAAGGACGACGCCTGA
- a CDS encoding CobW family GTP-binding protein, protein MLQNIPTHVIAGPLGAGKTSLIRHLLAQRPPNERWAVLINEFGQIGLDAALLTRDIEGIALGEVAGGCLCCVNGAPFQIGLGRLLRKARPDRLFIEPSGLGHPAQLLRQLGEAPWQGVLAVQPCVLVLDAQALAVGKPLPATQQETLNSAGLLLLNKSEGLDTADRQRIAAQLPARRLYWTQQAELPLSELPGLETQAVEGVDNFSVPKGLAQMPAVWKDPALPICLSQEQEGGWSIGWRWHPSQAFEAALVGRWLESLAWRRAKLVIHSVEGWVSANALDNSVLEWRPSEWRRDSRIELIFSEPQDVDSLQRALAECRLRS, encoded by the coding sequence ATGTTGCAGAACATCCCGACCCACGTCATCGCCGGCCCGTTGGGCGCCGGCAAGACCAGCCTGATCAGGCACCTGCTGGCGCAACGACCGCCGAACGAACGTTGGGCGGTGCTGATCAACGAATTTGGCCAGATCGGCCTCGATGCTGCACTGCTGACCCGGGACATCGAAGGTATAGCACTGGGTGAAGTGGCCGGGGGCTGTTTGTGTTGCGTGAATGGCGCGCCGTTTCAGATCGGGCTCGGGCGCTTGTTGCGTAAGGCGCGGCCGGATCGGCTGTTCATCGAACCTTCGGGGCTGGGCCATCCGGCGCAGTTGCTCAGGCAGTTAGGTGAAGCGCCGTGGCAAGGGGTGCTGGCCGTTCAGCCTTGTGTACTGGTACTGGATGCCCAGGCGCTTGCTGTCGGCAAGCCGCTGCCGGCGACTCAACAGGAGACGCTAAATAGCGCCGGCCTGTTGCTGTTGAACAAGTCGGAAGGTCTCGATACCGCTGATCGGCAGCGTATCGCCGCGCAGCTGCCGGCACGTCGGTTGTACTGGACGCAGCAAGCCGAGTTGCCGTTGAGCGAATTACCCGGGCTTGAAACCCAGGCTGTTGAGGGTGTGGATAACTTCAGCGTGCCTAAGGGACTGGCGCAGATGCCGGCGGTCTGGAAGGATCCTGCGTTACCTATTTGCCTGAGTCAGGAACAGGAGGGCGGTTGGAGTATTGGCTGGCGTTGGCATCCGAGTCAGGCATTCGAGGCGGCGCTTGTTGGCCGATGGCTTGAAAGCCTTGCCTGGCGGCGGGCGAAGCTGGTTATCCACAGTGTCGAGGGTTGGGTCTCAGCGAATGCGCTGGATAACTCCGTGCTGGAGTGGCGGCCCAGTGAGTGGCGTCGGGATTCGCGGATCGAATTGATTTTCAGTGAGCCGCAGGATGTTGATTCGCTGCAAAGGGCTTTGGCGGAGTGCCGTTTGAGATCTTGA
- a CDS encoding SMI1/KNR4 family protein encodes MEEIIEQLREANEPVPVPLELPDEDQIVEIEEQLFIDIPFVFREFLLTVSDVVYGSLEPVTVTDPQSHTYLPDVAANAWDAGVDRSMIPICQDGDNYYLVEEDGTVVLWLAEEELVAEETWESVWHWARDVWLES; translated from the coding sequence GTGGAAGAAATCATCGAACAACTGCGTGAAGCCAACGAACCGGTACCGGTCCCCTTGGAATTACCCGACGAAGACCAGATCGTGGAAATCGAGGAACAACTGTTCATCGACATCCCGTTTGTCTTCAGAGAATTTCTGCTGACCGTCAGCGACGTGGTCTACGGCAGCCTGGAGCCGGTGACCGTCACCGACCCGCAATCCCACACCTACCTGCCGGACGTTGCTGCCAACGCCTGGGATGCCGGCGTCGATCGCAGCATGATCCCTATCTGCCAGGACGGCGACAACTACTACCTGGTCGAAGAAGACGGCACCGTGGTGCTGTGGCTGGCCGAGGAAGAGCTGGTTGCCGAAGAAACCTGGGAATCGGTATGGCACTGGGCGCGGGACGTCTGGCTGGAAAGCTGA
- a CDS encoding Tim44 domain-containing protein: MKRFLSIAMALCIGLTMSLDANAKRFGGGKSSGAAPTHQTSQMAPSSAAGGAAATAGAAGAAGAAAKAGGASRWLGPLAGIAAGGLLASMFMGGGFEGMQIFDILIMAVIAFLVFRFIAARRRKQQEHLAPAGAPMQREAFEQKPAAMGSIFGGSAAPVAARPVINAPAWFNEKNFIEAARNHFQSLQQHWDANEMDKISEFVTPQLLEFLKRERAELGEGFQSTYIDNLNVQLDGVDDRADKTIATLTFSGVSKNSRFDQGEVFSESWNMERPQGENQPWLVAGIRQNG; the protein is encoded by the coding sequence ATGAAACGTTTTCTTAGCATCGCCATGGCGTTGTGCATCGGCCTGACGATGAGCCTCGACGCCAACGCCAAGCGCTTTGGTGGCGGCAAGAGCTCCGGCGCTGCGCCGACTCACCAGACCAGCCAAATGGCTCCTTCTTCTGCCGCGGGCGGTGCTGCCGCCACTGCGGGTGCCGCCGGTGCCGCTGGCGCTGCCGCCAAGGCCGGCGGTGCTTCGCGCTGGCTCGGCCCTCTGGCCGGCATCGCTGCCGGTGGCCTGCTGGCCTCCATGTTCATGGGTGGCGGTTTCGAAGGCATGCAGATCTTCGACATCCTGATCATGGCGGTCATCGCCTTCCTGGTCTTCCGTTTCATCGCCGCCCGTCGCCGCAAGCAGCAGGAGCACCTGGCTCCGGCCGGCGCGCCGATGCAGCGTGAAGCGTTCGAACAGAAGCCAGCCGCCATGGGCTCGATCTTCGGCGGCTCGGCAGCACCTGTCGCCGCTCGTCCGGTGATCAATGCGCCAGCCTGGTTCAATGAAAAGAACTTCATTGAAGCGGCCCGCAACCACTTCCAGTCCCTGCAACAGCACTGGGACGCCAACGAAATGGACAAGATCTCCGAGTTCGTGACCCCGCAACTGCTCGAGTTCCTCAAGCGCGAACGTGCGGAACTGGGCGAAGGTTTCCAGTCCACCTACATTGATAACCTCAATGTACAGCTGGATGGCGTGGATGATCGCGCCGACAAGACCATCGCCACCCTGACCTTCAGCGGTGTGTCGAAGAACTCGCGCTTCGACCAGGGCGAAGTGTTCAGCGAAAGCTGGAACATGGAACGTCCGCAGGGCGAAAACCAGCCTTGGTTGGTCGCAGGTATCCGCCAGAACGGCTGA
- a CDS encoding DUF3301 domain-containing protein yields the protein MLTLGNIFVLMLLATGGAWLWHNHGLRERALERVMQHCSKLGIELLDGNVALKKIAFIKDANDRRRLARVYNFEFTVTGETRHNGTITQFGAHSAQIELAPYPMPFDDAPEVVDVVKPRAEVIELSQWRQEHTKWRP from the coding sequence ATGCTGACCCTCGGAAATATCTTCGTGCTGATGTTGCTCGCCACCGGTGGCGCGTGGCTATGGCACAACCATGGCTTGCGCGAGCGGGCGCTGGAGCGGGTGATGCAGCATTGCAGCAAGCTCGGAATCGAGTTGCTGGACGGCAACGTGGCGTTGAAAAAAATCGCCTTCATCAAAGACGCCAACGATCGCCGGCGCCTGGCCCGTGTGTATAACTTCGAATTCACCGTGACCGGCGAAACCCGTCACAACGGTACCATCACTCAATTTGGCGCCCACAGCGCACAGATCGAACTGGCACCCTACCCCATGCCCTTCGACGATGCGCCTGAAGTGGTCGATGTGGTGAAGCCTCGTGCCGAGGTCATTGAGTTGAGCCAGTGGCGGCAGGAACATACCAAGTGGCGCCCATAA
- a CDS encoding DUF1826 domain-containing protein has translation MGTSLLAKTSSRTLHQHQGAMPETLIRILEDDVNLAVWNRQLPAHIADFGNLLLSLNEPLAQSLSFELADDDAQPSLQGLASGFSDLESYEGFIADVSWLVSAFACLLGAKRIGLRLRALDKAMCPRFHVDHVPVRLITTYAGIGSQWLKEGVMDRRKLGQAEAEPDVDSQIQQIDSGDVALLKGEKWHGNEGFGLIHRSPLPAAGERRLILTLDWLA, from the coding sequence ATGGGGACGAGCTTGCTGGCGAAGACTTCCAGTCGAACCCTGCATCAGCATCAGGGTGCCATGCCGGAGACCTTGATCAGAATCCTTGAAGACGATGTAAACCTCGCCGTCTGGAATCGCCAACTCCCGGCGCACATCGCTGATTTTGGCAACTTGCTGTTGTCCCTGAACGAACCGCTGGCGCAATCGCTTTCGTTTGAACTGGCTGACGATGACGCGCAACCCAGCCTTCAAGGGTTGGCTTCGGGCTTCAGTGATCTTGAAAGCTACGAAGGCTTCATTGCCGACGTCTCGTGGCTGGTCAGCGCCTTTGCCTGCCTGTTGGGCGCCAAGCGTATTGGTCTGCGCCTCAGGGCCCTGGACAAGGCCATGTGCCCCCGCTTCCACGTTGATCATGTGCCGGTGCGGCTGATCACTACCTATGCGGGTATCGGCAGCCAGTGGCTGAAGGAAGGAGTGATGGATCGCCGCAAACTGGGCCAGGCTGAAGCCGAGCCTGACGTCGACTCGCAGATTCAGCAGATCGACAGCGGCGACGTGGCGCTGCTCAAGGGCGAGAAGTGGCACGGCAACGAAGGCTTCGGCCTGATCCATCGCTCACCACTGCCCGCGGCGGGTGAGCGTCGCTTGATCCTCACCCTCGACTGGCTGGCCTAG
- a CDS encoding cation:proton antiporter — protein MHAISFIQDLAVIMLVAGVVTVLFHRFKQPVVLGYIVAGFIIGPHTPPFSLIHDEETIKTLAELGVIFLMFCLGLEFSLRKLFKVGATAFIAAFLEIVLMIWIGYEIGRWFDWNTMDSLFLGAILAISSTTIIVKALNDLKMKNERFAQLIFGVLIVEDILGIGIIALLSSIAVSGTVSSGEVFSTVGKLSLFMIVALVIGILLVPRLLAYVAKFESDEMLLITVLGLCFGFCLLVVKLEYSMVLGAFLIGAIMAESRQLLKIERLIEPVRDLFSAIFFVAIGLMLDPMILLQYAWPIAVITVAVVLGKMLSCGLGAFIAGNDGRTSLRVGMGLSQIGEFSFIIASLGMTLQVTSNFLYPVAVAVSVLTTLMTPYLIRAADPLSIKLAAVMPQRLSRVLGMYGEWLRSIQPQGEGALLASMIRRILLQVGVNLALVIAIFFSGAYFAERMSAYLQDWISDPSWQKALIWGGALLLSLPFLIAAYRKLKALSMLLAEMGVKPEMAGRHTERVRRVIAEVIPILSLLVIFLLLAALSASILPTNKLLVLIVVVAAAVAALLWRWFIRVHTRMQVALLETLDNHKDSPGH, from the coding sequence ATGCACGCCATCAGTTTTATCCAGGACTTGGCAGTGATCATGTTGGTCGCGGGTGTGGTGACCGTACTGTTCCATCGCTTCAAACAGCCCGTGGTTCTTGGCTACATAGTCGCCGGCTTCATTATCGGCCCGCACACGCCGCCTTTCAGCCTGATCCACGACGAAGAAACCATCAAGACCCTTGCCGAGCTGGGGGTGATCTTCCTGATGTTCTGCCTGGGCCTGGAGTTCAGCCTGCGCAAGCTGTTCAAGGTGGGGGCCACGGCGTTCATCGCAGCGTTCCTGGAAATCGTGCTGATGATCTGGATCGGCTACGAGATTGGTCGCTGGTTCGACTGGAACACCATGGACTCGCTGTTCCTCGGGGCGATCCTGGCGATTTCCTCGACCACCATCATCGTCAAGGCCCTGAATGACCTGAAGATGAAAAACGAGCGCTTTGCCCAACTGATCTTCGGCGTGTTGATCGTCGAAGACATCCTGGGCATCGGCATCATCGCCTTGTTGTCGAGCATCGCGGTCAGCGGCACGGTCAGCTCCGGCGAAGTCTTTTCCACGGTTGGCAAGCTGTCGCTGTTCATGATCGTCGCACTGGTCATCGGCATCCTGCTGGTCCCGCGACTGCTGGCCTACGTGGCCAAATTCGAAAGCGACGAGATGCTGCTGATCACCGTGCTGGGCCTGTGTTTCGGCTTCTGCCTGCTGGTGGTCAAACTCGAATACAGCATGGTGCTCGGGGCATTCCTGATTGGCGCGATCATGGCTGAATCCCGGCAATTGCTGAAGATCGAACGCTTGATCGAGCCGGTTCGCGACCTGTTCAGCGCCATCTTCTTTGTCGCGATCGGCTTGATGCTGGACCCGATGATCCTGCTGCAATACGCCTGGCCCATCGCGGTAATCACCGTGGCCGTGGTGCTGGGCAAGATGCTGTCCTGCGGCCTTGGCGCTTTTATCGCTGGTAACGACGGACGTACCTCACTGCGGGTGGGGATGGGGCTTTCGCAGATTGGCGAATTCTCCTTCATCATCGCGTCGCTGGGCATGACCTTGCAGGTCACCAGTAACTTTCTCTATCCGGTGGCTGTGGCGGTTTCGGTCCTCACCACGCTGATGACGCCGTACCTGATTCGTGCCGCCGACCCCTTGTCGATCAAGCTGGCGGCGGTGATGCCACAACGCCTGAGCCGGGTGTTGGGCATGTACGGCGAATGGTTGCGTAGCATTCAGCCTCAGGGCGAGGGCGCGCTGCTGGCGTCGATGATCCGGCGGATCCTGTTGCAGGTGGGGGTCAATCTGGCGCTGGTGATTGCGATCTTCTTCTCGGGCGCGTACTTCGCTGAGCGCATGTCCGCTTACCTGCAAGACTGGATCAGTGACCCGAGCTGGCAGAAAGCGTTGATCTGGGGTGGGGCGCTGCTGTTGTCGCTGCCGTTTCTGATCGCCGCCTATCGCAAGCTCAAGGCGCTGTCGATGCTATTGGCGGAGATGGGGGTGAAGCCGGAAATGGCCGGGCGGCACACAGAGCGAGTGCGTCGGGTGATCGCCGAAGTGATCCCGATTCTCTCGCTGCTGGTGATCTTCCTGCTGTTGGCAGCCTTGTCGGCCAGTATTCTGCCGACCAACAAGTTGCTGGTACTGATAGTCGTCGTTGCGGCCGCCGTGGCGGCGCTACTCTGGCGCTGGTTCATCCGCGTGCACACGCGCATGCAGGTGGCCTTGCTGGAAACCCTGGACAACCACAAGGATTCGCCGGGGCATTGA